In Collimonas arenae, a single genomic region encodes these proteins:
- a CDS encoding flavin reductase family protein: MSLSSTAIEPLSLREALGHYASGITVITSHIDGEPIGFTCQSFYSVSMSPPLVSFSVMSSSASYPKIRQAGRFAVNILSDEQVKISNQFARRGTDKWHGVDWQESPLGNPIIDGSLHWLDCEIYAEYAAGDHLIVIGEVKALNLQEAAATQPLLYYKGQYCNIAAHSAV, from the coding sequence ATGTCACTTTCTAGTACTGCTATCGAGCCATTGAGCCTTCGCGAAGCGCTCGGGCACTACGCATCCGGTATCACGGTGATTACATCACACATCGATGGCGAGCCAATTGGCTTCACTTGCCAGTCGTTCTATAGCGTGTCGATGAGCCCGCCGCTGGTGTCATTCAGCGTAATGTCCAGTTCGGCCAGCTATCCCAAAATCCGTCAGGCAGGTCGATTCGCAGTCAATATCCTGTCAGATGAGCAAGTCAAGATTTCCAACCAATTCGCTCGGCGAGGTACGGACAAGTGGCACGGAGTCGACTGGCAGGAATCGCCGCTGGGTAATCCGATCATTGACGGCAGCCTGCACTGGCTTGATTGCGAAATTTACGCCGAATACGCCGCAGGTGATCACCTGATCGTGATTGGTGAAGTGAAAGCGTTAAACCTACAAGAAGCTGCTGCTACGCAGCCATTGCTGTATTACAAAGGACAATATTGCAACATCGCCGCGCATAGCGCAGTTTGA
- a CDS encoding LysR family transcriptional regulator produces MIDRIHLSIVQEVEKQGSLTAAAGVLHVTQSALSHSMKKLEQQLGTDIWLREGRSLRLTQAGQYLLAVANRVLPQLALAEERLHQFAQGERGALRIGMECHPCYQWLLKVVSPYLAAWPDVDVDVKQKFQFGGIGALFGYEIDLLVTPDPLDKPGLVFEPVFDYEQVLVVAGSHKLAKEEYVKPKQLTNEILVTYPVPVDRLDIYTMFLTPAGITPKRHKAIETTDIMLQMVASGRGVAALPRWLVQEYAGTMDVVPVRLGKNGIAKNIYLGAREADVGVDYLRAFIEQAKRPVVA; encoded by the coding sequence ATGATTGATCGCATCCATTTATCCATCGTGCAAGAGGTGGAAAAGCAAGGTTCGCTGACTGCAGCCGCCGGCGTGCTCCATGTGACGCAGTCGGCTTTAAGCCACAGCATGAAGAAGCTGGAGCAGCAGCTGGGCACCGACATCTGGCTGCGCGAAGGCCGCAGCCTGCGTCTGACCCAGGCCGGGCAATATCTGCTGGCCGTGGCCAACCGGGTGTTACCGCAGCTGGCATTAGCGGAAGAACGGCTGCACCAGTTCGCCCAGGGCGAGCGTGGCGCGCTGCGCATTGGCATGGAGTGCCACCCTTGTTACCAGTGGTTGCTAAAGGTGGTGTCGCCTTACCTGGCGGCGTGGCCAGATGTGGACGTGGACGTGAAGCAGAAATTCCAGTTTGGCGGCATCGGTGCCTTGTTCGGCTATGAAATCGATTTGCTGGTCACGCCCGATCCGCTGGACAAGCCCGGCCTGGTGTTCGAGCCGGTGTTCGACTACGAGCAAGTGTTGGTCGTAGCCGGCAGCCACAAGCTCGCCAAGGAGGAGTACGTCAAGCCCAAACAGTTGACCAACGAGATACTGGTGACTTACCCAGTGCCGGTCGATCGCCTTGACATCTACACCATGTTTCTCACGCCGGCCGGCATCACGCCCAAGCGCCATAAAGCCATCGAGACCACCGACATCATGTTGCAGATGGTCGCCAGCGGGCGCGGCGTGGCAGCGCTGCCGCGCTGGCTGGTGCAGGAATACGCTGGCACGATGGATGTGGTTCCGGTACGGCTCGGCAAGAACGGCATTGCCAAGAACATCTACCTGGGCGCACGCGAGGCAGATGTGGGCGTCGATTATCTGCGGGCTTTCATCGAGCAGGCGAAGAGGCCCGTCGTCGCTTGA
- a CDS encoding GbsR/MarR family transcriptional regulator yields the protein MHTIPPGNTAGASAPLTPLTPLTQRFISHFGEMGSRWGINRTVGQIYALLYVLGQPLNADQIAEYLTFSRSNVSMGLKELQSWRLVKLLHHPGDRREYFEPPKDIWDIFKTLLEERRRREIEPTLSMLRDALLENPANETDVQAQQRMREMYNLIELSSSWFDDVQRLSPETLASLMKMGSKVKKLLDVRDKFRMPGSGSKTKSSSDHPDVHQNAKLKE from the coding sequence ATGCATACCATCCCTCCCGGCAACACAGCAGGGGCAAGCGCCCCGCTCACTCCCCTGACGCCGCTGACCCAGCGCTTCATCTCGCACTTCGGTGAAATGGGCAGCCGCTGGGGCATCAATCGCACCGTTGGCCAGATTTATGCGTTACTTTACGTCCTTGGGCAACCGCTGAACGCAGACCAGATTGCCGAGTACCTGACGTTCTCGCGCTCTAATGTCAGCATGGGTCTCAAAGAACTGCAATCCTGGCGCCTGGTCAAGCTGTTGCATCACCCCGGCGATCGCCGCGAGTATTTCGAACCGCCGAAAGATATCTGGGACATTTTCAAGACGTTGCTGGAAGAACGCCGGCGTCGTGAAATTGAGCCGACCTTGTCGATGTTGCGCGATGCGCTGCTGGAAAATCCTGCAAACGAAACCGACGTGCAGGCACAGCAGCGGATGCGGGAAATGTACAATCTGATCGAATTATCCAGCTCCTGGTTTGACGATGTACAGCGCCTCTCCCCGGAAACCCTGGCTTCGCTGATGAAGATGGGCTCCAAGGTCAAGAAGCTGCTGGATGTACGCGACAAATTCCGCATGCCTGGCTCAGGCAGCAAGACCAAGAGCAGCAGCGATCACCCAGATGTGCACCAGAACGCA
- a CDS encoding DUF1852 domain-containing protein, translating into MSKEFTFAIKSICFDEDYLPADNTRVTTNFANLARGKSRQENLRNTLRMIDNRFNALAHWDNPKGDRYTVKLEIISVEMNIDGESSGNALPLIEILKTNIVDQKTNERIEGIVGNNFSSYVRDYDFSVRLLEHGKNQSEFSTPDNFGDLHGKLFKCFVNSNTYKDHFNKPPVICLSVSSSKTYQRTENQHPVLGVEYQQDEYSLTDEYFKKMGLKVRYFMPPNSVAPLAFYFAGDLLGDYTNLELISTISTMDTFQKIYRPEIYNANSAAGKSYQPSLKHQDFSLTRIVYDREERSRLAIEQGRFVEEHFIKPYQSILEQWSANYAL; encoded by the coding sequence ATGAGTAAAGAATTTACATTTGCTATTAAGAGCATTTGTTTCGATGAAGACTATCTCCCTGCAGACAATACGCGTGTCACGACCAACTTTGCTAATTTAGCCAGAGGAAAGAGTCGCCAGGAGAATTTACGCAACACCTTGAGGATGATTGACAATCGTTTCAATGCCTTGGCGCATTGGGATAACCCCAAAGGCGACCGTTATACTGTCAAACTTGAAATCATTTCCGTTGAAATGAATATTGATGGTGAAAGCAGTGGTAATGCGCTCCCTCTGATTGAAATATTGAAAACGAATATTGTTGATCAAAAAACTAACGAACGCATCGAGGGCATTGTAGGGAATAATTTTTCCTCTTACGTGCGAGATTATGACTTTAGTGTGCGATTGCTGGAACACGGTAAGAATCAGTCTGAATTCAGCACTCCAGATAATTTTGGAGATCTGCATGGAAAGCTATTTAAGTGCTTCGTGAATTCAAACACTTACAAAGATCATTTCAATAAACCGCCCGTTATATGCCTAAGTGTTTCGAGTAGTAAGACCTATCAGCGGACTGAAAATCAGCATCCTGTATTGGGTGTCGAATACCAGCAAGATGAATATTCCTTGACTGACGAATATTTCAAAAAAATGGGGTTGAAGGTTCGCTATTTCATGCCTCCGAATAGCGTTGCGCCTTTGGCTTTTTATTTTGCCGGCGATTTGCTTGGTGATTACACCAATCTTGAACTTATCAGCACCATCAGCACGATGGATACCTTCCAAAAAATTTACCGACCTGAGATTTACAACGCGAATTCTGCAGCCGGAAAATCCTATCAACCAAGTTTGAAGCACCAGGATTTTTCATTAACTCGAATTGTTTATGATCGAGAAGAACGTAGCCGGCTGGCTATTGAGCAGGGAAGGTTTGTTGAGGAGCACTTTATCAAGCCATACCAATCTATTCTTGAGCAGTGGTCCGCTAACTACGCTCTTTGA
- a CDS encoding methionine synthase, protein MKKLLPTSTAGSLPKPSWLAQPETLWSPWKLQDEGLIEGKQDALRLSLQEQQHAGIDIVSDGEQTRQHFVTTFIEHLSGVDFERRETVRIRDRYDASVPTVVGAVSRQKPVFVEDAKFLRQQTKQPIKWALPGPMTMIDTLYDSHYKSREKLAWEFAKILNQEARELEAAGVDIIQFDEPAFNVFFDEVNDWGVATLEKAIEGLNCETAVHICYGYGIKANTDWKKTLGSEWRQYEEAFPKLQKSGIDIVSLECHNSRVPMDLIELIRGKKVMVGAIDVATDTIETPEEVANTLRKALQFVDADKLYPSTNCGMAPLSRRVARGKLNALSAGAEIVRRELSN, encoded by the coding sequence GTGAAAAAATTGTTACCCACTTCAACTGCTGGCAGCTTACCTAAACCCTCTTGGCTTGCACAACCCGAGACGCTTTGGTCACCTTGGAAATTGCAAGATGAGGGATTGATTGAGGGCAAACAAGATGCTTTACGTTTGTCACTGCAAGAACAACAACACGCAGGTATTGATATCGTCAGTGATGGTGAACAAACGCGCCAGCATTTTGTAACTACGTTTATTGAGCACCTCAGCGGCGTTGATTTTGAGAGGCGTGAGACCGTTAGAATTCGTGATCGCTATGATGCGAGCGTACCGACGGTCGTTGGTGCTGTTTCTCGACAAAAGCCAGTTTTTGTTGAAGATGCCAAGTTCTTACGTCAGCAAACCAAACAACCCATCAAATGGGCTCTGCCAGGTCCCATGACGATGATCGATACGCTTTATGACAGCCATTATAAAAGTCGCGAAAAACTGGCTTGGGAATTTGCCAAAATTCTCAATCAAGAAGCCAGAGAATTAGAGGCTGCTGGTGTCGATATCATTCAATTTGATGAGCCCGCATTTAATGTGTTCTTTGATGAGGTGAATGATTGGGGGGTTGCCACATTAGAAAAGGCAATTGAAGGGCTCAATTGTGAAACTGCTGTACATATTTGCTATGGCTATGGCATCAAAGCCAATACAGATTGGAAAAAGACTCTGGGCTCAGAGTGGCGGCAATATGAAGAAGCTTTTCCCAAGCTGCAAAAATCCGGTATCGATATAGTCTCACTGGAGTGTCACAACTCTCGCGTTCCAATGGATCTCATTGAACTCATTCGAGGTAAAAAAGTGATGGTAGGGGCCATTGATGTGGCAACCGATACCATTGAAACACCAGAGGAAGTAGCCAATACCTTACGAAAAGCACTTCAGTTTGTAGATGCTGACAAGCTCTATCCTTCCACCAACTGTGGCATGGCTCCCTTATCTCGTCGAGTAGCAAGAGGCAAGCTAAATGCTTTAAGTGCAGGCGCAGAAATCGTCCGAAGAGAACTCTCGAACTAG
- a CDS encoding epoxyqueuosine reductase QueH, whose protein sequence is MASTTERKPLALPGEHKKVLLHSCCAPCSGEVMEAIQASGIDFTIFFYNPNIHPLKEYELRKQENIRFAEKFGIPFIDADYDRDNWFERAKGMENEPERGIRCTMCFDMRFERTALYAYEHGFPVITSSLGISRWKDMQQINDCGVRAASHYPDMLYWEYNWRKGGGSARMIEISKRENFYQQEYCGCVYSLRDTNRHRLEGGRERIQLGVKFYGDEDAAAED, encoded by the coding sequence ATGGCATCCACAACTGAACGCAAGCCGCTGGCCTTGCCTGGTGAGCACAAGAAAGTGCTGCTGCATTCCTGCTGCGCGCCGTGCTCGGGCGAGGTGATGGAAGCCATACAGGCCTCCGGCATCGACTTCACGATCTTTTTTTACAATCCCAACATCCATCCGCTGAAGGAATACGAACTTCGCAAGCAGGAGAACATTCGCTTTGCAGAGAAATTCGGTATTCCCTTCATCGACGCCGACTACGATCGCGACAATTGGTTTGAACGCGCCAAGGGAATGGAAAACGAACCGGAGCGCGGTATTCGTTGCACCATGTGCTTCGATATGCGTTTCGAGCGCACCGCACTGTATGCGTATGAACATGGTTTCCCCGTCATCACCAGCTCGCTGGGCATCTCGCGTTGGAAAGACATGCAGCAGATCAACGATTGCGGGGTGCGCGCGGCCTCGCACTATCCGGACATGCTGTACTGGGAATACAACTGGCGCAAAGGCGGTGGTTCAGCTCGCATGATCGAGATCAGCAAGCGCGAGAACTTCTATCAGCAGGAGTATTGCGGTTGCGTCTACTCTTTGCGTGACACTAATCGGCACCGTCTGGAGGGCGGTCGTGAACGCATCCAGTTGGGTGTGAAGTTTTACGGCGACGAAGATGCCGCAGCCGAGGACTGA
- a CDS encoding methylenetetrahydrofolate reductase C-terminal domain-containing protein produces the protein MSKLKQALNEGRFVYVLEVVPQQSPSRLAALEKIVQRGHLAGWPLLPAFADRVGLHSDLSPLEGAGALADPASSLLHFSGKDRERADLLFQIESMKARGLEQLLLLSGDRLPGHHPDQAPVHYLESVPALQIAREHCPDWLLGAALNPFKYREEEGGAQYLKAQKKLLAGADFFTLQLGFDAAKHIEAQTWMRAQERMKPMLACVMNLTDKRAAVLQAVPGIVITESMRELLGREQQVSLAYASARSLERLALQIVGLQLMGYAGAHVSGVHTLDELLSLEQAITEQQDNSITSLTDWVERWHASWRMPGAPQVCFAPETGAWEMGQSDVTATRRERLRYTLLSTVHGQLFSRTGWLSRAFGWSVTRPIWKVGVAANALHAVERTVKRPLVGCDTCGRCRLQDTLYVCPETCPKGLANGPCGGTRLNRCEFSDRECVHSVKYRIAKSANQLPVLAQTLIPCIEAGSRHRSSWPEWFEPEDSTPGC, from the coding sequence TTGAGTAAATTAAAACAGGCGCTGAACGAAGGACGCTTCGTCTACGTGCTAGAGGTCGTTCCTCAACAGTCCCCTTCGCGCTTGGCCGCGCTTGAGAAAATCGTGCAACGCGGGCACCTGGCAGGCTGGCCATTACTGCCAGCCTTCGCCGATCGCGTCGGCTTGCATTCGGACTTGAGCCCCTTGGAGGGCGCTGGGGCATTGGCAGATCCTGCCTCATCCTTGCTACACTTTTCAGGCAAGGATCGCGAGCGTGCAGACTTGCTGTTTCAGATTGAGTCGATGAAGGCCCGTGGTCTGGAGCAATTGTTGCTGCTCAGTGGTGATCGCTTGCCAGGCCACCATCCTGATCAGGCGCCAGTGCACTATCTGGAGTCGGTACCCGCGCTGCAAATTGCCCGTGAGCACTGCCCGGACTGGCTGTTGGGCGCTGCGTTGAACCCGTTCAAATATCGCGAAGAAGAAGGCGGCGCACAGTATCTGAAGGCGCAGAAAAAGCTTCTGGCTGGCGCTGATTTCTTTACCCTGCAACTGGGTTTCGACGCCGCCAAGCATATTGAAGCCCAGACCTGGATGCGCGCTCAGGAACGCATGAAACCCATGCTGGCCTGTGTGATGAACCTGACCGACAAGCGCGCGGCCGTTCTGCAGGCCGTGCCCGGCATCGTCATCACCGAATCCATGCGCGAGCTGTTAGGCAGGGAGCAGCAGGTATCGCTGGCCTATGCCAGCGCACGAAGCCTCGAGCGCCTGGCGCTGCAGATAGTGGGCCTGCAATTGATGGGCTATGCCGGTGCTCATGTGTCCGGAGTGCATACGCTGGACGAACTGCTGTCGTTGGAGCAGGCGATCACCGAGCAGCAGGACAACAGCATCACCTCACTGACCGATTGGGTCGAACGATGGCATGCAAGTTGGCGGATGCCTGGGGCGCCCCAGGTATGCTTCGCCCCCGAAACCGGCGCCTGGGAAATGGGGCAATCCGATGTCACCGCCACTCGCCGGGAGCGCCTGCGATACACGCTGCTCTCTACGGTACATGGCCAGCTCTTCAGTCGCACGGGATGGCTCAGCAGAGCCTTTGGCTGGAGCGTGACGCGGCCGATCTGGAAGGTCGGGGTGGCTGCGAATGCGTTACATGCTGTCGAACGGACGGTCAAACGGCCGCTGGTCGGCTGTGATACCTGCGGCCGCTGCCGCTTGCAGGACACCCTCTACGTATGTCCCGAGACATGCCCCAAAGGCCTGGCGAACGGCCCCTGCGGCGGTACCCGGCTCAATCGATGCGAATTTTCCGACCGGGAGTGCGTGCACAGTGTCAAATACCGGATTGCCAAATCTGCCAATCAGTTACCTGTGCTGGCGCAGACGTTGATTCCTTGCATCGAAGCAGGCAGCAGGCACCGCAGCTCCTGGCCTGAATGGTTCGAGCCAGAAGATTCGACGCCAGGGTGTTGA